Proteins co-encoded in one Populus trichocarpa isolate Nisqually-1 chromosome 10, P.trichocarpa_v4.1, whole genome shotgun sequence genomic window:
- the LOC7491597 gene encoding uncharacterized protein LOC7491597, protein MIVYNSSPVFMLSQMSCYRLQNILTALPACINITYNPQPCYLTFTSPPSNNSRVLCCGYSSKNQVKKMEAGHHDLSKVTVVGDPQLLQRKIDAVCLAGPAKLQVIADFDGTLTNYFVNGRRGQSSHGILKQGNAEYDDKRQALYEYYHPLEFSPTIPIEEKTKLMEEWWGKTHNLLIEGGLTYDAIKESVASSAIAFRDGVVELFEFLEERDIPVLIFSAGLADIIEEVLRQKVHRSFKNVKIVSNRMVFDNDGCLISFKGKLIHSLNKNEHALEMAAPVHEHFGDGDGPINDNASVKKRTNVLLLGDHLGDLGMSDGLDYETRISAGFLNDNIENNLSNYRKAFDVVYLNDAPMWGVVKLVSQMCSTVT, encoded by the exons ATGATAGTATATAACTCTTCCCCAGTATTTATGCTCTCTCAAATGAGTTGTTATCGTCTCCAAAACATCCTCACCGCGCTCCCTGCTTGCATAAACATCACTTACAACCCGCAACCCTGCTACCTCACATTTACCTCTCCCCCATCAAATAATTCCag ggTTTTGTGTTGCGGTTATAGCTCCAAGaatcaagtgaaaaaaatgGAGGCGGGTCATCATGATCTTTCAAAGGTTACAGTGGTTGGTGATCCTCAGTTACTCCAAAGGAAAATCGATGCAGTTTGTTTGGCTGGTCCTGCTAAACTCCag GTGATAGCAGATTTTGATGGAACATTAACCAACTACTTCGTGAACGGTCGTCGAGGGCAAA GCAGTCACGGAATTTTGAAGCAGGGGAACGCGGAGTATGATGACAAGAGGCAGGCATTGTATGAGTACTATCATCCATTAGAATTCTCCCCAACAATTCCAATTGAAGAGAAAACTAAGCTCATGGAAGAGTG GTGGGGGAAAACCCATAATCTTCTGATTGAGGGAGGCCTCACATATGATGCAATCAAGGAGTCTGTTGCTAGCTCTGCAATTGCTTTCAGGGATGGTGTGGTTGAactttttgagtttttggaG GAAAGAGACATTCCAGTTCTCATATTCTCTGCGGGGCTTGCAGATATCATAGAGGAG GTCCTGAGACAGAAAGTCCATAGATCTTTTAAGAATGTTAAGATTGTTTCAAACCGAATGGTATTTGATAATGATGGTTGCCTCATTTCTTTCAAAG GGAAGTTGATCCATAGTCTAAATAAAAATGAGCATGCTCTTGAGATGGCTGCTCCTGTTCATGAACATTTCGGTGATGGTGATGGTCcgatcaatgacaatgcttcTGTAAAGAAGAGAACCAATGTCCTGCTCCTTGGTGATCACCTGGGAGACTTGGGGATGTCTGATGGATTAGACTATGAGACTCGAATTTCTGCAGGTTTCCT GAATGACAACATTGAGAACAATCTCAGTAACTACCGCAAAGCCTTTGATGTGGTTTATCTG AATGATGCACCTATGTGGGGAGTAGTCAAGCTTGTTTCTCAGATGTGCTCAACGGTCACCTGA